The following DNA comes from Syntrophobacterales bacterium.
ATGCTCAAGATCCTGCTTGCCCGGGAGAGTTTGGGAAGCACGGGAATCGGCGACGGCGTTGCCATCCCCCATGGGAAAATGGCCGGTCTGAAGGAGATGGTTGTTTCCTTCGGCCGGAGCCGGGAGGGGATTGATTTTGAGGCAATGGACCACAGCCCTGTTCACCTCTTTTTTCTGCTGATGGCACCGGAAAATTCCGCCGGTCTGCACCTCAAGGTGCTGGCCAAGATATCGAGGATGCTCA
Coding sequences within:
- a CDS encoding PTS sugar transporter subunit IIA — protein: MKITEMLKREFVLEELKGTNKEEVLAELSGVFKKVGLVMDPGEMLKILLARESLGSTGIGDGVAIPHGKMAGLKEMVVSFGRSREGIDFEAMDHSPVHLFFLLMAPENSAGLHLKVLAKISRMLKDSAFRKRLMEAKLHDDLFAVISEKDDEP